One window of Treponema denticola genomic DNA carries:
- a CDS encoding FeoA family protein: MVVTTFCERLLTLVPLIILKEGDKASVLKFDGTGAEFSRLRSFGIDINTEITVVTSQADKKGPILLLVNGSKYAVDYNLASKILVRL, encoded by the coding sequence ATGGTCGTTACAACATTTTGTGAGAGGTTGCTGACATTGGTACCCTTAATTATTTTAAAGGAAGGCGACAAGGCCTCCGTACTTAAATTTGACGGAACGGGGGCCGAATTTTCCCGCCTTCGCAGTTTTGGAATAGATATAAATACGGAAATAACCGTTGTTACTTCTCAGGCCGATAAAAAAGGCCCTATTTTGCTTTTGGTAAACGGTTCAAAATATGCAGTAGATTATAATCTTGCTTCTAAAATTTTGGTCCGTTTATAG
- a CDS encoding FeoA family protein: protein MTLDELEQGKKGIIEDLEISGMTLQRLISLGFTPGAELSVVRKAPLLDPFDISICGSLVAVRKDEAKKIIVKEV from the coding sequence ATGACTCTTGATGAATTGGAACAAGGAAAAAAAGGAATCATAGAAGATCTTGAGATAAGCGGAATGACTTTGCAAAGGCTTATAAGTCTTGGGTTTACTCCCGGAGCTGAACTTTCGGTTGTAAGAAAGGCTCCGCTTTTAGATCCCTTTGACATTTCCATCTGCGGTTCGCTTGTAGCAGTCCGTAAGGACGAAGCTAAAAAAATCATTGTAAAAGAAGTTTAG